DNA from Lemur catta isolate mLemCat1 chromosome 7, mLemCat1.pri, whole genome shotgun sequence:
CGTTGGCCTCGGCTCCGATGCCCTCACCGAACCACACCGCCTTGTAGCCGCCCTCTGGCCGCCGCTCCTTGGTCAGGATGGATCTCACGGCGGTGGGGCTTCCCCCAGCCGGGACCGCAGGCGACCCCGGGGCACGGCTGCGGGGTGCGGGGCTGGGGGGCGCAGGAGGTTCGCGGGGCGCGGGTTCCGTGGCCCTGGGCGGTGCCTCCGCAGTCTTGGGgctgtgcccagggctgggggcgggtGCCCAGTTGGCCTCATGGCCATCATGGCCATCGAGGAAGGCCTGGTTGTCAAAGTCGCCGGGCTGGTGAtcctgggtgggggagggtggagcGAGGGTGTGGGCGgagcccccaggcctgggctgtgaCTCCCCGGCAGGCGCCTCCCAGTCTTTCTGACCCTGGGTCTCTCCATCCATCTACACctgtccctctccttcccccttctcctaCCCTGTCCTGACCCCCCAGCCCCCCAAGAGCCTCACCAGAGCCAAGCGGGAGCAGCACTTGAGTCGCTGGCCGTAGTGCTTATGGACCAGGACCGCCAGTCCCAAtagggccagcagcagcagcacgcCCAGCACCCCGCCCAGGGTCGCCATGTCCCCCACGGAGAAGCGCTTGTCCTCAGCGAGGCCACCACCTGAAATCCCTGCCGGAAACACCACCTCCCACTCACCGCTAGAGCACCCAGGCAGCTCCCACCAACCTGTGCCAGGCTCAGGGCACCCTGGACACCATCCAGGCCTGGGCCACCCCCCAGAGCTGAGGTTCTGGGGAGTGGGCTCTACTGCACCCCCGCTAGGGAGCTGTGCATCCCAGCGAGGCCCTGTGTGACCCCGGGAAGCCAGGCTGctgaagggcagggcagggatgaGGTGGGTGCTGCCAGCTcctggtgggaggcaggggtCCCACACAGTAGGAAGGGCCGTGAGGGCAGCACCCGGGTCGTGGGGCAGATGCCCCTGGGGATTGTGGGATACCCTGGCCCCGAGATGTGGTCTCTGCCCGTCCTCCACACGTCCCTGCTTGCCTCACTGGGCCCCTGGACCTGTCTCTGTCAGACCAGAACGGACCCCTCCTTGGGGTTGCATGGGGTGAAATCCATCCACTGGGGTGGACCCTGCCCTATAGCATTTCCTGGGACCACCCAGAGCCCTGAgtaagggaggggaagggcacaTGCCAGGCAAATGGGTTGGGGCAGTACCTGAGGGCAGGGAGCTCCTGCTGGGCCCGGGGGGCGTCGTCTGAGAGGTTCCTGGCTTGGGGGTCTGTGCTGAGCCCCCGCCGGGTGTGGCTGGCTGGGAGAAGGTGCTGTTTCCCACACTGGGGGGCGTCGTCCGAGAGGTTCCTGGCTTTGGGGTCTGTGCTGAGCCCCCACCGGGTGAGGCTGGCTGGGAGAAGGTGCTGTTTCCCACACTGGGGGGCGTCGTCTGAGAGGTTCCTGGCTTGGGGGTCTGTGCTGAGCCCCCGCCGGGTGTGGCTGGCTGGGAGGAGGTGCTGTTTCCCACACTGGGGGGCCCCTCAGGCGTGGGTGAGGCAGTTGGCCTCAGAGTGGTACCTGAGAGTGGGCGAGGGCCTGTGCTTCCCCCAGAGCTGGTTGTAGAGGGTCCCTGAGAGGGCCCGGTGGGCCTGGGGGTTTCCACAGTGGTATTGTTCGAGGGCTCAGttgttcctccagcccctgggggACCTGGGGGGCCAAGGACAGCACTTGGGCTTGCCCCGGACCCCCTGGCAAACCTGCCCCAGGGAGGGAGCCACCTTGCCTGGGGGGACCCCAGATTTCCCCTGGAGGCTTACCTGTGGACGGGGGCTCCTGTTCGGAGACTTGTATTTCAACAACCGTGGTTGctgtgcccaaggtcactgtgTTGTTGGCCTCCACCTGGGGTAGGAAAGGGACCTGTTCCTCCTAGGCCCCTCTTTAACGCCCTATGGGCCCACACCCTTGGAGacacccacctgccctgcccttcaCCTCTGCATAGAAGACCCCCAGCTGTGCCAGCGAAGTGGTGGTCAGCAGGAACTCTCCGTCCATCCGGAAGTCAGAGTGGTTGGTGACTCGATACGTGATGGCCGAGTTGAAGTCCTGGGACAGCTCCGGTGAGTCCTGGGCGCAGGCTAAGGCCCATCCCAAACCCACCCACACAGAGGGCAGGCCAGGCGgacccaggggccaggcagggtctGGGTtcctgggcaggcaggagggggctgCTGGCCGGGTGGGGGCAGCGCTTGGATGTGCTGCTCACCGGGAAGTCCGGGTCCTCAGCCTGGATCCTCAGGACCTCAGAGGGGGCGGCTGCGTCCTGGACAGCAACACCCACTCCAGAGCCTGGCGCCAGGGTGCCACGGTACAGGCTCTGGGGGAAGCGGGGCAGGCTCCCGGTGGCAGCAAGGACCTCCACGGTGACTTGGGTCACGGAGTAGCGGGCGAGGTCGGCCTGctcggcctgggggttgggggaggcagcaGTGACAGGAGGGCGCTGAGGGTTGAGCTGTTCTGCGGCCGGCTGGGGCTCAGGAAGGCCCGCCCGCCCCCGCTGGGACTCACCTTCACCACCAAGAGGAAGGTCGTCGGGCTGGGAACGCTCTGGGCCATGGTGAGGTTGCCCGATTCTGGGCTGAGGGCAAATGTGTCATTCACGTTTCCTAGAAGGATGGTGGTGTTTGGCCCCTGGTCCCCATGTCCCAGCTGGCTCTGCCCAAGGTGGGAACAGGGAGGGTTCCGGGCTGTGGTGGGGGCCGGGGCCAGTCTGCACTCACCCCTAATGATGCTATAGATGATGCGCTGGTTGATGGCCCGGTCCCCATCCTCAGCGTAGATGGGCCCAGGACGCAGGACAAGCGGGGACGGCtgcggagggaggagggaggagcactGTGGGGCTGCTGCAGGTGGCCCGGCACCTGTGCCCCTCCAGGTCAGCGGGGGTgcagcctccagggctggggagtgggtGTCATCCCGTCCCTGCCTGC
Protein-coding regions in this window:
- the CDHR5 gene encoding cadherin-related family member 5 isoform X2; this encodes MGAWAQLWPPLLLMGLLGRPPGAEAQAQVCSVSKTFFEVEENTNLTEPLVDIDVPDGQQVTLGASSTLFAFRIVGNQLFLNVTPDYEENALLQAHLECKSGDTVVTQLRVFVAVLDVNDNAPVFPFTTKETAVEEDTKVNSTVIAETELEATDEDQDDILFYTLQEVTLGASDFFSLAGVNRPALRLDRSLDVYKWPNMTFRLLVRPSPLVLRPGPIYAEDGDRAINQRIIYSIIRGNVNDTFALSPESGNLTMAQSVPSPTTFLLVVKAEQADLARYSVTQVTVEVLAATGSLPRFPQSLYRGTLAPGSGVGVAVQDAAAPSEVLRIQAEDPDFPDFNSAITYRVTNHSDFRMDGEFLLTTTSLAQLGVFYAEVEANNTVTLGTATTVVEIQVSEQEPPSTGPPGAGGTTEPSNNTTVETPRPTGPSQGPSTTSSGGSTGPRPLSGTTLRPTASPTPEGPPSVGNSTSSQPATPGGGSAQTPKPGTSQTTPPSVGNSTFSQPASPGGGSAQTPKPGTSRTTPPSVGNSTFSQPATPGGGSAQTPKPGTSQTTPPGPSRSSLPSGISGGGLAEDKRFSVGDMATLGGVLGVLLLLALLGLAVLVHKHYGQRLKCCSRLALDHQPGDFDNQAFLDGHDGHEANWAPAPSPGHSPKTAEAPPRATEPAPREPPAPPSPAPRSRAPGSPAVPAGGSPTAVRSILTKERRPEGGYKAVWFGEGIGAEANVVVNAPSTDADRAGDSGNEGSGDEDAEADSGRGGSPHDGSLHDGSPYDGSLHDEPGAGSTYI
- the CDHR5 gene encoding cadherin-related family member 5 isoform X1, producing the protein MGAWAQLWPPLLLMGLLGRPPGAEAQAQVCSVSKTFFEVEENTNLTEPLVDIDVPDGQQVTLGASSTLFAFRIVGNQLFLNVTPDYEENALLQAHLECKSGDTVVTQLRVFVAVLDVNDNAPVFPFTTKETAVEEDTKVNSTVIAETELEATDEDQDDILFYTLQEVTLGASDFFSLAGVNRPALRLDRSLDVYKWPNMTFRLLVRDTEEENAEPSHTATATLVLTVLPADLRPPWFLPCTFSDGYVCLEAQYHGAVPMGHKLPSPLVLRPGPIYAEDGDRAINQRIIYSIIRGNVNDTFALSPESGNLTMAQSVPSPTTFLLVVKAEQADLARYSVTQVTVEVLAATGSLPRFPQSLYRGTLAPGSGVGVAVQDAAAPSEVLRIQAEDPDFPDFNSAITYRVTNHSDFRMDGEFLLTTTSLAQLGVFYAEVEANNTVTLGTATTVVEIQVSEQEPPSTGPPGAGGTTEPSNNTTVETPRPTGPSQGPSTTSSGGSTGPRPLSGTTLRPTASPTPEGPPSVGNSTSSQPATPGGGSAQTPKPGTSQTTPPSVGNSTFSQPASPGGGSAQTPKPGTSRTTPPSVGNSTFSQPATPGGGSAQTPKPGTSQTTPPGPSRSSLPSGISGGGLAEDKRFSVGDMATLGGVLGVLLLLALLGLAVLVHKHYGQRLKCCSRLALDHQPGDFDNQAFLDGHDGHEANWAPAPSPGHSPKTAEAPPRATEPAPREPPAPPSPAPRSRAPGSPAVPAGGSPTAVRSILTKERRPEGGYKAVWFGEGIGAEANVVVNAPSTDADRAGDSGNEGSGDEDAEADSGRGGSPHDGSLHDGSPYDGSLHDEPGAGSTYI